A window of Anolis sagrei isolate rAnoSag1 chromosome 13, rAnoSag1.mat, whole genome shotgun sequence contains these coding sequences:
- the C13H1orf174 gene encoding UPF0688 protein C1orf174 homolog → MRPRRGPSRKATGRRPSKKLKCEKWSSETAEAEGGGGDNDRGLCLGESVGKSSPEMADEIPVEQAVLCMQPFTPDADGSFPKSDGEALFQTGVQNVEEEEEEEEEGGERNGAGLSDESEMEPEETENPALEFDNSVFLNEDSNQPLPVDRFFGSVAFMQDPPPPPPPLRPVPSRREFRKAHFVAKDDDDDEEEEEVI, encoded by the exons ATGAGGCCAAGGAGG GGTCCTTCTCGGAAAGCAACTGGACGGCGGCCTTCCAAGAAGTTGAAATGTGAAAAGTGGAGTTCGGAAACGGCGGAGGCAGAAGGAGGCGGCGGGGACAACGACCGTGGGCTTTGCTTAGGAGAATCGGTAGGCAAGTCCTCCCCGGAAATGGCCGACGAAATACCGGTGGAGCAAGCGGTCCTCTGCATGCAACCCTTCACGCCGGACGCCGACGGGTCTTTTCCGAAGAGCGACGGCGAAGCTCTCTTTCAaactggggttcagaatgtggaggaggaagaggaggaggaagaggaaggaggagaaagaaacggAGCGGGGTTGTCGGACGAGTCGGAGATGGAGCCGGAAGAGACCGAGAACCCGGCGCTCGAGTTCGACAACAGCGTATTCTTGAACGAGGACAGCAACCAGCCGCTGCCGGTGGACCGGTTCTTTGGAAGCGTGGCCTTCATGCAG GACCCTCCGCCGCCTCCGCCTCCTTTGAGGCCCGTCCCGAGTAGGAGAGAGTTCCGGAAGGCCCACTTCGTAGCCAAAGACGATGACGAcgatgaggaagaagaggaggtcaTTTGA
- the DFFB gene encoding DNA fragmentation factor subunit beta, whose product MGSKAFKLRRPGEGRKFGVAAKNLKELLSKACALLKLPSSEPRLCLYEDGTEVTETYFRKIPDNSELVLLAPGEEWQGYVSEIQRFLYAFSSQADHVVRAAQGLLSGEEAPKKRKLLADLIHNLSQNIEAESREDDEKWFQGVESRFKTKSGYMRYSCESRIRSYMKEVGAYASTLPPPVRAKFQQIAKAMLEKLKSEKYNGFYFDRRAGKKACLCTPEGWFSCQGPFDTQDCPCRHSINPYGNKESRILFSTWNLDHIIEKKRTILPTLAEALADRREVDWEYFYQLLFTVHNLKLVHIACHKKTSHNLRCDRRKIYRKNKPSCGVRKQAPPAARMQKM is encoded by the exons ATGGGGAGCAAGGCTTTCAAGCTCCGCCGGCCTGGAGAAGGCAGGAAATTCGGGGTGGCGGCCAAGAACCTGAAGGAGCTGCTCTCCAAGGCCTGCGCCCTCCTCAAg CTTCCTTCCTCTGAGCCCCGGCTGTGTCTGTACGAAGATGGGACAGAGGTGACGGAAACTTATTTCCGGAAGATTCCGGATAACTCCGAGCTGGTCTTGTTAGCTCCGGGAGAAGAGTGGCAGGGAT ACGTGAGTGAGATCCAGCGCTTTCTCTACGCCTTTTCCAGCCAAGCCGACCATGTTGTCCGCGCGGCGCAAGGCCTGCTCTCCGGCGAAGAAGCCCCCAAGAAACGGAAACTCCTGGCGGACTTGATTCACAATCTCAGCCAAAACATCGAAGCGGAAAGCCGGGAAGATGACGAGAAATGGTTCCAAG GTGTTGAATCTCGCTTCAAGACAAAGTCCGGCTACATGCGCTATAGTTGCGAGAGCAGGATCCGAAGCTACATGAAAGAG GTCGGTGCTTACGCTTCCACGCTCCCTCCGCCTGTCCGTGCGAAATTCCAACAGATCGCCAAAGCCATGCTGGAGAAGCTGAAGTCCGAGAAGTACAATGGCTTTTATTTTGACCGGAGAGCGGGAAAAAAGGCCTGCCTTTGCACACCTGAAGGATGGTTCTCTTGCCAG GGGCCTTTTGACACCCAAGACTGTCCTTGCAGGCACTCCATCAACCCTTATGGCAACAAAGAAAGCCGGATCCTATTCAGCACCTGGAACCTCGACCATAT AATCGAGAAGAAGCGGACGATCCTCCCCACGCTGGCCGAAGCCCTTGCGGACCGGAGGGAGGTGGACTGGGAATACTTCTACCAGCTCCTGTTCACCGTCCACAACCTGAAGCTCGTCCACATCGCTTGCCACAAGAAAACGAGCCACAACCTCCGCTGCGACCGGAGGAAGATCTACAGGAAAAACAAGCCTTCCTGCGGGGTTCGGAAACAAGCCCCACCGGCGGCGAGGATGCAGAAAATGTGA